The genomic window AAGGAAATGACAAAAACCACTAAAATTACACTATAAAACCAACTAAAATTACATTAAGATTTACACTATAAATACCGCTGTAAATCCAGTTTGAATCCACTGTAAAATCTACTACACTAAGAAAAACACTGAAAATCCGGTAGGAATTACAGTGTAGATCCAATAGGAATTACACTGTAATTCTACCTAGATTTACACTGAAATCGACCTAGAATTACATTGTAAAATATAGTAGGAATTACAGTGTAAATGTACCTAGAATTACACTGTAAAATCGACCTACAATTATAGTGTAAAGATAGTAGGAATTACAGTGTAAATGTACCTAGAATTACACTGTAAAATCGACCTACAATTATAGTATAAATATAGTAGAAATTACACTGTAATTTTACCTAGAATTACACCGTGAAATCGACCTATAATTACAGTGTAAATATAGTAGGAATTACAGTGTAAATGTACCTACAATTACACTGTAATTCTACCTAAATTTACACTGTAAAAATCAAGACTGACAGCGAATGCGTAGTGACAACCGCCAAATGTCATTGATCTCATAGAAGCAACCTTCATAGAATCCTTAAACTTCTTAATATTGCCAAGGAGACTCTCATATACCAATCTAGATAaatcatagttcatcacagaactACAATCTCTGAAAATGTGGGGATATTTGGGACTAGGAGAAAGGCTTGAATTTGGACACAAGAAAGTGGACAAGGCAATACACATGAAGCAGATGAAAGTGTCTTCATCAGGCAATTCTTCAGATTTGAGTGTATTGCAGAAGAAAGAAACCGGTGGGATGCTGGTCACATTGAAATGGGACAAGATAAACTCACGCCCAGCCTCAGCATTGGACATAATGGGCTCACCATCAACAGGAAGATCTAAGATGTCATGTTTGACATATTTGGGAATCGGAATAAACTTCTTCCTAATCTGAATCTCTGAAGCAAGATCAAATTTGGACACTACCATTTGACAAACCTAAGAGGCACCTCTGTCCTCACAAATTTGAGAAGGCAATCTATCTTGTAGCTCTGAAGAACACGGACTTGCCTAAGAGACAAGCCACCAATAACGGTGGAGAACAACTTGCCAGAGTATCTAGTGAATGTAGTGGCTACAGGAAAATCAGAAGACCTCTTGCGCTTCTACAACACAACAAGAAacacaaacaaaagaaaaaatcaAGATAATTTAcattaaaaagaaacaaaagaaagacATCTAGCAACAACAACTAGAACTATATGGAACTAGGTTCTTGTGCATCAATAACCATTCCACAAAAGAATAGATATGATGAAGATTACAAAATGACTTATCTAAAActtatatccatatctatcataGAGAAGTTGCATGCAAaaaaaggaaatataaacaacaaaaaaataaaataccaCATTGCGAGCTCCAGCATTTGTAATCTTCCGTTAAGCAATTCActttctgcaaaaacataaaaagaGGAATTATCCATTAACTACAAACATGCATTAACTGATACAAAAATGAAACTGGTACAAAAAAGCATTAACAGAAGAAACTGGTACAAAAGCGTTAACTACAGCACCACACTTACATGAGACACGTAGAACTCATACAAAGCTTTCTCCAAATCAGGATCATCCATTTGACCTTCCTGCAGTTAACAGATGAAACAAATGAATGAACTAAAACCCCGGAACAAATAAGCTACCAAGcaagaaataaaagaaatataaCCTCCAAAGCTTGAAAAGGATCATCCTCGGCAAAATCATTGGGGACAAAAGGATCCCCATCTGAATCATCACAATCTTCAACACAAGCAGCAGAAGTGCCCTTACCAAAAGCCTTCATGAGTTTCCCCATACTTTAATCTATAACCTAAATATGTACAAACGCAAAGAAAAGGATAAAAAGTCTGAGATGAAACGGCAGAAGGGATAAAACATAACAAAAATATAAATAAGAAATTCATTGATAGCATTTACAGTCTACATCTCTTTTATTTCACTACATAACCCACTGAGAATTACAGTGTAGAAATCCCCTGCGAATTACAGTGGAAACCAACTAAAAATTACATTGTAAGTACACTGTAATCACCGACTAAGAAAAATACACTGGAATTCCGATGAAGATTGCAGTGTAAATCTGAATATAATTACAGTCTAAATCCTCTAAGAAAATACACTGGAATCAGATGCATCACAAGAACTTACAAACTAGCGATGCATCACAAGAACAGTCACAATTCCTCTGCTACCAATAACAGTGTAATTACACTGAATTTACACTGTAAAATCAGCTATCAATTACACTGTAAATCCACAACGCAATTCCACTATAAAAATTCAAGTGAATTACACAGTAATTCCACTAGAGGATACAGTGCAAATCCATGGCAATTACACTATAAATCAGCTATCAAATTACACTGTACATCACTGACAATACACTGTAATTCCACTAACAAATACAGTGCAACCCCACTAACAAAAATACACTGCAATTAGGACATATACATTGTTATTCCACTAGCAAATACAGTGCAGATCCACTGACAAAATACACTGAAATTACACTATAAAATAACCAGGGATTACACTACAAATTGCTTTGGATTTAGACTACAAATATTCTACCTATCCACTAGAAAATTACAATGAAAATCCAGTATAAAATACACTGAAAATCACTCTAAAAAACAATGGGGATTACACTGTAAATTCAAAAAAGGAATTACAGAGTAAACCACATACCCACTAAACAATACCAGTGAAGAGAAATGGTCTATGGATTAAAGGCCCGGGAACAGAATACATCCATTCGAATTGACTGAATACATCAGACTACTACAACTAAGCAAGCCAGCCTCACATGAACAACTCGAATGCCAACAACCAATCAATTACAGATCAGCAGATCAAACTGACACACATCCCAGCTACCGCGCTTAGCAGATCAATCAAACGCATCCCAGAAATGGCACAACCTAAACAAATCTACACGGAAAAAAGCTGCGGGGGATGGATACAATCATCATATCTGACAGACAAAACCAACTCCCAACCTAACAGATCACTGGAACAACAAAAAGGGAGGGGAGGGGGGCGAATCCGACGAACAAAATCGCCAGCGGTGGAAATGGGGACGGGTCGATGCGGCGCCGAGAGATGTCGCAGATCCCGACGGCGGGAACAGAAGGGAGGCGGAGGAAGCGGGACAACACGACGGAGAGCCCGGACGAGCCACCACCAAAACACTAGATCGAGCGGCGAGGCGGAGCTCCAAATCGCCATGGCAATCTCTCTCTCGCTCGACTCTATTCGGGGTTGCGTGTTTTAAATCACAAAGGGGCTGGGAGGAGGAGGGTGACATGGGTTGCGATGAAAAAAATAACAGGTCAACCACACGGGCCCGATAAGAGAAACGAGACAAAATAACGGGTCACACACGAATCTCAGCACACAGATCGCACGACACAGAAAACGGATGAAAGCGAATTGTTTTCATCCGGATGTAAATTAGCAGATCCGATAAAAAAACATGTCTATAATGGTTCATCTCTTAGCCTTatttcaataactagttattcatgaagacatggtgagacatattgtgctaagagatcatctcttgccttctcttaattaaattaagagaagacaagccttctcttatgatttctctctcctccaccccatcatttatcctacatggcattgctaagatagaaccattgtacatgccctaagactATTCCAAACTGATTGCGCGCGCAGCGCGAATCAGTACCGTCGCTCCTCATGTGGATCAACGCGAGCCTGCCCCACATGGCCCCACCCGAATATAGCGATTGCAGTTTTCCCAGCCGCATACCGAACAAATACAGTCCCATCGTATCTGGCGACCAACTACTACTACCTACACACGCACTGTACTCGCCTATGGGGCGATGTGCTCATACCCCATGACCCAACTGCCCCATCCGCCCGAACGGGACACAATTCGACATGTGAATCCCCTCCGGCAGACGCAGTCTCGTCGCCGGGAACCAGATCGACCTTCCATCCATATCAACGCCCGGGTCTACAGATTTCTTCTCGATTTGCCCAATGGATCTTGGTGCGGAGTCATTCACGGATCTCCGGTTCAGGTTTCTCCTCTCATAAGCTCCTCTGTTTCTTGCATCGTCTTCTCCGTCTAATCCTTCAATCTCCATCTCTGTCGTGTCCATGTGCAGCTTCTGTTCCCATCCAAGGGCGTCCCAGATCTGGGATTGCTAGAGAAGGAGTACGGCGTGctagaggaggaggacggcgacgactgCGTTCCTTCGAATTTACAGAGGGATTCGCCTTCCTCAAGCCAAGATGGAGAGAAAGATAGTGTTACAGATTTTGGATCTCAAGTTCCTGAGGCCACGTAAGATTTTTCTGGCGTCGTGGATATTGACAACATCGAGAGCCACCGAGAGAGCGCTCATTTGAATCGCAACACACTCCAGATATGTGGCCTGAAAGGTACTATATCTGTCGCACTCCTGGTTGTCCTCGTCGATGCATTCCATTCTTTTCTACCCTCGGTGGGTTGTGCCACATTACGTGAACTAGGCCTAAAGTTGGGTTGACCAGGATCTGTCAAACTGTATATGCTCGAAATTAGCATGGTAATTGACATGTTAATATTTAGTATTATATACATGAGTTTTCCCATCTAGGCCGGTACCGTACTGTAAAAAAAAAATAGTCTGGACCAATATTATGTAAGCATGGCCAGTTCAATCTTATCATGGAGTAAGATAATTTTGATTGTGTTCATTTACTTGCTGTCAAAAGTTTGATTATTTGGAGCGGATTGTTGTTATTGCCGAGTACTTAGATGATGTTACAAAATCTCCCGTTCTTACCACTGATCATAAATATGTCATTTGCAAACAGTACATTATTCAAATTTCTAATTGTGTCAAGGAATCATGTAGCTCGGCTTTTGGTTTCAGTAAAACATGGTGTCAGATTTTGATGCTTGCTTTTCAGGCATTTATATAGTCAAATTAATGTAGGCATGTACATGTACAGTTAAGAGCGAACAATTATTGATGCTaaaaggtttttttttttttgaaaatttactTGAATGTTACATTGTATAAACAGTTTAAAAAAAATTACACATACTATTTTGCATGTCCACCGCACTCGCCCAAAGGTCCTAATTTAATCATTATAGTTCATATGACAAGTATTTGCTTCACAGTTATCGGCAAGGCCGTTTTTTGTGAGTAACTAAAATAATGCAGTTGACACAATGGGCGATCCGTTAGTGGTAAAGCTGGACCAAGTTTCTTTCTTGGAAGGACTGAGTTCTTTGTTGTGTGCAAGTCCAACATGTGAGGTGTTATAGCCGTAAAAAAAACCGTGAGGTGTTATTTCCCATTACACAGTTCGAACGCTGGTATTAGTTTACCCAAATACTTCATCGTGTTTATGCCTAACCTCCGTAGAGTTGTCCCTTCCTTTGGCAACATGCACGGTTCACGCCGTTTGAGCCAGTGCATTGTCAATCATGTTTATGCCTACCGAAGAGCGCACGTCATGCTTGATTCCGAAAGCTCGCATGCGTTGACTTCTAAACGAAAATTGCAAGCAGTAGGAAAATAGACATTTTCTAGAACATAATTTACATTGACAAAATGATAACAGTGAAGAACAA from Triticum aestivum cultivar Chinese Spring chromosome 3B, IWGSC CS RefSeq v2.1, whole genome shotgun sequence includes these protein-coding regions:
- the LOC123064952 gene encoding uncharacterized protein; this encodes MCSYPMTQLPHPPERDTIRHVNPLRQTQSRRREPDRPSIHINARVYRFLLDLPNGSWCGVIHGSPVQLLFPSKGVPDLGLLEKEYGVLEEEDGDDCVPSNLQRDSPSSSQDGEKDSVTDFGSQVPEAT